The genomic interval GTTTCAGCTTTCCTTACCTTGGCCATGTCTCTGAGCACTAAACACCTTGTACTTCTAGGCACTACAGATAGGTTGCAGTTCTGGAATTTGACAGTACTAGAGGGTAACAGGCTCCTGGTTGCTTCACGTTTGATTCTTCTCAAATCTGTGGCAGTTAAtttgcgtctttttttttttttttttttcaacatgttTCTTGCGACCCTGTTGACTATTTGCAACAAAACGCTTGATGGTTCTATGATCATGCCCCAATATCTTAGCAATTTGGAGAGTGCTGCATCCCTCTGAAagactttttacaatttttgtcttttcagagtcaaatttattttttggcCCATTTTGCCTAGGGAAAAGAAGCTGCCTAATAATTATGCACACCTTGATATAGGGTGTTGGTCTTCTTAGACCACACCCTCCCTCATTACACAAATACATATCACCTGATATGCTTAAATCAAATAAGCATTCAAGTTTATACAGCTTGGAGATGGAATATATGCATGAAAATAATGATATGGTTAAAATACtcacttgcctaataattgtaggtatgtatgtagatatgtatgtatgtagatatgtatgtataaataaaaaatcctacttctgtccatttttcatgagagaactacttaacagatttaaatcaagttttttttgtataatttgcttgaacattctggttgattttgtgacttctctcattgctccaagtatcatagttcggttgtggcaccaatttattagtgcgaatccgagagaccggctgcgggccgagaggagggggaggcaggacctctgaaGTAGGGAGCCGTGGGGGGTCTGAAGTAGGGAGCCGTGGGGGGGTGTTTTTTAGGCGGTACCTGcacattggcagagatatcatggccacatgctcttctcctcACGTGGGGGGGACggtctcccatcagagctgaacacaatcagatacagtggtaaCATTTGATGTTGGACCGCACTTGCCTTCttcttggccagagataccttgccaactttttacatttttgacaaagaggtcacagctacattctcacccctaaTAGCAAAAccatataaattcttctcaatacaaattacttttctttttttttattattgatttttaaagttctgtCCTGTTTTGCTGCTGTGGAggacagctagtattatataacctaacattcttttgacctgcttaatggcttctgatcccTGTATGAAAGATGATTGTGACTGTtatgcctccccaacacattggtgcccctctggtTCAAATGTAACCCATCGTAGTTGAACATGTCCTATTTTCTCCATAAGGAGTCTTAATGCCACATAAACCCATACCCTTCTATCATACACTGAGATTTGAGCCACAAATGCATGTGGTACAGGTAGAACTTTGGAGAAGACCATCTTGTCAGTTCTGTTTCTCAGTATGGCACGTAATACTTTGGATTGCAAAACAACAGCCTTCCCTTGTGTATGTCATTTGTCCCACCATGGACAATAATAACTGGATCCACCCCTACTCTGGCCAAGAGCCCATCCACCCTTCCAGGAATGGCTTGCACCAGTGTATCAAGAAGGCAACACATTAGCAacacattatgtgactttcttGATCTCTGGAGCAAAACTGTCTCTCAGTCCATCCCATACCCAAATGATTGACACGCCAACTATCACTACCTTCTGCTTTTTGGgaaatggttttaaggtggcaTTGGGGCTCCTTATGTCCACTTACCACCTCAAAGTTTTTAGTCACCTTCCAGTACTGCAAGATCTGGAAAACCATTTGACACTTCTAGTTgtggggttgatgcccctggacagtgtgcaccctttgcctGTGCCTATGTTACTCTGTGACTCACATCTCTGCCTGTGTGGTCTGGAGTCTCTTCCCAAGCCACTTTAGGGGTGCACATCATCTCCATAAAGGATATCTGGGCTAGGTCCACCACTTCCCTACAACAAAGCAGGCCAACCATCTCACCCCTCAGCTGAGCAACAGTGAGCTCAAGGTGGTGGATCAACTGTCATCTCCTGCAGATGTTGCCTTCAAGAATGGATGATCTGTCCAGGCCCCCCTatcaacatccaacaggacttgcattgtattgccatcatttttttaaattttgacttgGATTACTAAACTGCCCAACCCATTTTTAGTTAAATGATTTAACctaaatctttaataaatttaatattaaacagctactgcatttatttaacactagTTGGCCCCTTAAGCTCCCTTGGTACTCTCCCTCTCAACTGCCTACTGTGTGTATTTCTTGGAAGTTAAACTTTTCAATTGTTTTCCTAACTTTGCACCCCTTTCATTACTTCCTTCCTTTTAAAGCTCTGTCCTTCTGTTTACACTATTTATGCTTCCTTCCTTTTATTGAACACTTACTGTATACTGTTGCTTCTTACTTGCACTAAAACTGTTCTtgtaagtaaaacattttacacaCTATTTCCTGGGGTCCTGAGGTCTACCTTAAATTGCTTTCTTTCTTGTAAACAGTTTGTTttttggttgccgctaaggaaTTTTGAAAGTGTTTTGGATTAAAAATTGTATAACTGTCGCAACGCAGTAGCACAAAACCACTCAGCAGTTCTTACCCTGCATCAGCTCACAAGGATGATGGCAATCTCTAGTCTCTTAATCCATGTACAATACTATAACTTGCTACCTCCCCACAACCCAAAAAATTCAGGACAGAACCATCAGCTGAAAATTTTATGACTGCAGTTGTTTTTGGAGCTGTGAGTGTGTTATCATGGTGGACTTCCTCTGGTAAATGTAAACCATCAATGAGGAGTATTATTCCAACTTAATCCTGAACCTAAAGGATGCCATTGCAGGAAAAGTCCTGAAAGGTTATCCGAGTCCTCATTTATATGCAGAGAGAGATCAGCTTCTACAGAGCTGCAAAGAATTTAATGTCCAGCTACTCTAAAATGTACTTTGATATACAATGTAACTAGGGCTAATGTTAGTTCAAGCTGGTAAGAAATTTTTTTTGTAGTCATGCAACATGTCCCCTGCACCTCTAATTTGCATGCAATTTGTTCTCCTAAAGAAGATGGATTGGTGTGTAAATTtcctttttattccatttttaatattttttgaaaatagaaGTTGATCTTATGAGTATTTTTATCAGGTGAATTTTAATTTGTCTCTGTTATGGGGTGATTGATAGACAACACCCAACTTTGTTTCAGACTACTTTCTTCATCCTttaacagtatatacagtatctcacaaaagtgagtgcatccctcacatttttgtaaatattttattatatcttttcatgggacaacactgaagatatgacactttgatacaatataAAGCAGtcggtgtacagcttgtataacagtgtaaatttactgtcccctcaaaataactcaacacacagccattaatgtgtaaaccgctggcaacaaaagtgagtacacccctaagtgaaaaatgtccaaattgtgcccaattagccattttccctccccggtgtcatgtgacttgttagtgttacaaggtctcaggtgtgaatggggaacaggtgtgttaaatttggtgttatctctctcatactggtcactggaagttcaacatggcacctcatggcaaagaagtctctgaggatctgaaaaaaagaattgttgctttACCCCGTGTTATAGGGATGGGCTAAAAAATTGTTACCTCTATTAAAACAAGATTAACAAAGTTACTAAAACAATGGACTTCTATGGGGATACAACAGAGATCAACATTAAAACATCCAAGTATCACGCTTCCAGTTGCATGTTTGCAGCCTTTATGACATGTACATTTTTGCTACATACAAAAATCCTTTTGCGAACAAAGCACTTTTGAACAGAGTTGAGCTGTTAAATTGACAATCTGCCTGTCGCATCATTCTTTGGTTATTAAGCTGCAGTGgtgtatttgtttgtttcaaacaccccccccccccccccccccccattgtcaATTTTTTAAACTGTAGTGGTAAATTAGCCCCATGCTTGTTGTAGCACCTTGAATATGCCATGTGTTCCAccttttataatgtttttattcattttaagttTTAATCTGATTGTAGACTTCTTAGACCATTCTCTTCAATGTTTATGGGGTGCAAAGTATGGTAATtgccaatgaatgaatgaactgaaCCTGATCAGGCCTGACCAATGTATGAAGGGAAGGTTGATCTTCAGTTCAAAGTGCTGTCTACCTTTAtgagaatttttaaaatgtagtttatttcacaatattttggcAAATGAAATTGAATGATATAAGTACATAACTACGTGCCTGGCATTGCCATGGATTGTGTGATGagtaaaaagactttttttttcctcatggatgttttgatattgttgttTTCTCCCCCTTGTTGAAGTCCATTGTATTGGGAACTTTGTGGAGAATAGATTTCTTGCCCATCAATGCAAATATGAGGTAGTGGAttgaaaagttttctttttgggtggagtatttctttaattcttcactaaaatttattttatatttcataaccacatgtgttgcataatccatgcaATGTACCAATTTTATTGACTGttaatttttctgtatttgtttacAGTCCTTACAGGTGAGGAATATCAATCTACTGAATGTGGAGCAGATGAAGCATGTGAACCTGAGGCTGATGGGCTGAAAGACTGCAAGCACAAAGTTTCCAGTACACTGAACCCACAAGCTCCTGAATTCATTCTAAGCTGCCATCCCTCTCATAAAGTTAATAGCCTGCAAGTGTCTAACACCAATGAGTTCAACTCTGTTGACTGCCAACATTCTGAAGCTTCTTCTATGGATGATAACCGTGCAGAGCAAGGTTTGGATATGGATAGTACTCTTGGAAGTCTGGGACAGCGTGaacgtaaaaaaaagaaaaaaaggccgcCAGGATATTATAACTATTTAGAGGGGTCGAGTAGCAATGGTAGTAGCAGCAGCAATAGTGCTCAGGCTCATTCTGAAACTCAGATTCTTGTAGGACTTGTCAATGGGCATGCAGTGAATTCTTTAAGCCCTGGCAGCCATGGATCAGATGAAGCAGTATTGGAGGCTTCAGGCATGGTACCAGAGGACTTTACTGGAAGTAGTGCTTGTGTTAGCAGCACCGCTTTAATTACCACTGCTACTATTATGTCTGCCACATCAGTATCATCTGCCAGTAATCAGAGGACTTGTGAAAGCCCTGATAATACTAACTTGAACTTAGGGAGTAGAGCCATATCCTTGACTTATATGAACAATgcatcttcctcctcttcctcctctaacAGTAGCGAAGTCACAGATGCGAGTAGGACTGCTGATCAAAACCTTGAGCCTTTTGTTCAGGAGAGCACTGAACTTGTTGTAAATGAAATTGATGGTTCTAGCACCCTTCTTTCTGTGCCATGTTTGCCACAGCAGGTATCGTGTATTGATCCTTCTCATTCTGCTGCTAATTGTGTTACTGCTACCAACATCCCCACTATTTCTGGAGACAATGATAAAGTATATAGTACTACTGATGAAGAGGAAATTGAGAAAAGTAATGTCTTAAATGGGCAGTTGTGTCCTGAATCTGATAATTGTGCAGAAATACAGCTGGACCCACCGGGCACAAATGAGGACCAGCAGCAGCAAGGAGGTTTTCCTGAGCCCTGTGAGATAGAGTCAAAATCATCTGAGGACTTAGGGCTATCCACAGCTCCACTGTCAACTTCAGTGTTGGCCTCTGCTGTATCTAACCCACCAGCTAAATCCTGGGCTAGCCTTTTTCACAATTCTAAACCCTCTCCAGGTGGTCCAGTGGCATTTGTGGAAATGAAAAGCATGCCTGTTGTCACTGCTACCATCCCAGCAGCTACTCAAACTCATGACAGGACTGGAGAAGTTAAAGAGAGCCCAGTCCCTGTATCTGAAGATCCAATGGCTTTTAAGATTGCAGGTATGGTATCAATAACATGAGAACCATAAGTTTCTCTCTGAGAGGAAAGTTGGCTCTTGCTTTAATTTAAGCTGAAGAGTAATGGTTTCAATGGATTtggtttttttccctccttttttaATAACCTTTGTTTATCAGTAAGGCTTTTTTTATACTGTGTCTACTGTGCAAATACAGTACCCGGGTGTTACAGTATTTTGCTTTATCTTTGTAGATTGGAGTTGGTAGAGATGAAAATTCTAGTATCACTTTGATATTTAACGAAAGGGTTTAGGTTTGTAGTGCAAATTTTAGGACCATACAGTTAGATTGTGTTAAATGTAAAGTTGTATGGctattataaatttaatatatatggaatatatacagtatacaatttaaCACCTAACAGTATATTGGTTGAAATAGTAGTATGTGCAGAatatactgtttatattaaaaacaaaacaaaaaaaaaatagccatgcTGCTCATCTGTGatggtttgaaatctaagtaatcaacattgaCCTCAGCTTTGATGGTTTGCAGTTTACCAtcaattggaatgtattttatatcaCATGTAGTAGCAAAATGCATTACAATCattactccaacagatggcgcatggctaacatttgtagtaagaaaatgcattaccacaaatgtttgtgatataccctgttttggaatgacaagtgcagtaAATATGTCTGTTAAATGTCATTTGGCATgcgattcataaaagcagtaataatgtttgtaatgtgccatttgttggaatgacaagtgcaatgcattttagtactaaaaatgtttgatatGCTTTGGGATTAAAAACTAACTTCATAGACTCTTTGGTGTCTGTTTGTTCAAGATTCCAAGAAGAAATGAATCATCTGCGCTTGTGTGTCCCTTCAGTGCTAACTTTTATAACCACAATAAATTTACACAGACTATTATGAactgaaatcaaatatatgtttgtcATATAATAATAGGTAGCTCACTACTGCTAGTGCTCCATGCAGAGCTGATTCAGGATTCAAACCCTTGAGCTCCTTTTTGCCAGGCAGCAATGTTACCTGTGCACCACCTGTGTAGATCTACTTATGCAGCAGCTTTACCACTGTGACACCTGTGTGGATGTCAAATATAATCGATTGAAAATGAAACCTGCAATCACACAAATGCATTgaaatgtctttattttgtacCGACTGAAATTGGACTTCAGTTTTTGCACATTCAcagcaacatgtcatttgaacaatttttcctcagttcttgaataaaagcgcacttggtTTGATATGCTTTTTGTTATTGTGTAATATTTGtacttcagtctttacacataCACTTCTCGTCAacattgtcattattactatcatgtatgaaaaaatttgttttaactatgtgttcatcatacatttacacagatcgttgtacaCGCAGAACACGCATGAAgtgtatttcaaataacatttTCCTATACGATTCCTTACAACTCATCACTAGATAATCTGTTATGCAGACTTGAGCTAAAAGTGAGAATTGACAGACTAGAGAAGAATTAGTGTCTGGGGAAACAACAGCGCTTATCAGAGGGCAATTGTTGAGTTGATAAGGGCATATGAATTTCCTTGTGCATGTCAGAAAAACTGAGGGGATCGGGGAGAATTAAATTTTGGcaggaattctagtgtttatATTGAACTTGTGTTTTGGGCTCCAATTTCTACTCTTCTGCAAATATGGCTGTCATATAAATAACTGAATTTTGACTGATTCTGTGATTaattcttattaaaaataaaatgtatcagtGTAATGTTATTTAAGAAATGAAAGTTAATATTGTAGCGTGGCATATTGTTTTGAAGTCTAGGGTAGGTAAAGTGCTCAAAGTATTAATCCTGAAAAACCATATGCCAAAATGTATGTCTTTTGAAAAGCTGCCACACTCTCTAAGCATCACATATGGAAATGCTCCTGATGGAGCATGGTGGTCTAGACACACGGCTACATGTCATGTCTATATTAGCATGAgaatgacatttacatttttagtgcAGATATTTGTCTCTCTGAATCAATACATTTGTGGTAGGAGATCAACAAGTTTGaacttattatgaaaaaaaattgctGTTTGGAATTGATATGAAAAATATTACAGTGGGTTTAACAAATTAGAACATGTATAGCATGACAGCTTAGACTTCTAGATTTATAGAAAATGATTGGAGGCAATATatataagtaaattaaaatattgcagtCTTTTTTTGTTATGAGCATGAAATTTTGAATCACTCTAAATGTTGGACACCTGCTATTTGCCTTCTATGATCCAATGTACCATATATTCTTTAGCATAATATTGTCTGGCTTTCAGGTTAACTTATTTTAAGTTGTAGTGACAAATTAGATCAATTATGAGATTTAATTCTGCATTAAAGCTTCTGTAGGATTTATGGAAAACTATTGTCTGAGTGAGCTGTAACTTGTACTTCCCCTATCTGAATGGCCATCTGTAGTTCCCAATGTAGGAACACAAGGTGGTGGTAAAAGATTATTTTATCTGCTTTGTAATTTTTGAAAGTTCCCATTTTTgacattgtaaataatttttaGCAAATTGTCAatataactttgttttttttataggtacttgtcatatattaataggtagatattttgttttgattttcaagaaattcagttaatttaaaatttcaataaaGACCGGTATAATCATTTCTCTAATATAACAAATATTTCCAAGAGATTGGTCACAATATTTGAGATGGTACCTTTCTATGTTTGGGCTGCTTTTAATAAAAGGGGAAATGTTTTGAGTGGATATCATTGGTCTGTTTATTGAATATATCTTTCAGTGCATAAATGTGATTGTGGCCCAAGGATTGTTTTTATCTTATACCTCATTCTCATCCACAACCTCTGTCCTTAGTGTCAGAATCTCATAAACCTTTGGCCAGAATGAATAAGGTACATCAAAGTCCTTACAGGTCCTCATTTGGCTGCTTCCTTAAATAGTGGATAATAAATACTAATGTCCTCTTTAACAGTGGGGAAAAATAATGGTTTAGCTTGGGAGAAGATCGCTAACATTGGCGGTGGGTTTTTGGGTGACTCCAAACTTTTGCCTGTTAGTCTTATCTGAAACTGGCAAAGAAAAAGGTTATTTCTTAGACCTGAAAGCTAaacttcacttttttttattacattataaagtCTCTTATCCGTTAGAAACTCCATCTTCAATTAAAAAATCGCGCACATAAAGTATATTTTATCATCAATTTTTAAAGTATAAATTTTCAAAGCAATCTGCAAGTTACTGTTATTAGTGTAGTCAGTAGTTACAGCACTACCTACTCATGAAACCATTTAAGTACAATTGCGTTAAATGTGGATGTATAAGTGGCAGGCcagtgtgtaaaattattcattaatacatttttattagagTCATTCTGAAAATTATATACAAATATCTTAAACCATTATCtactgaaacaattttttttatttatactgtgaCTAGGggactttgctcgcccacccccaggattggtttaccggatatacaatttaaagagattattttcatggaaattgttacatatgcattattttcacttttactttaaaacttttataaaaacaatacttgtcctttatttccggccccaggagtggttaaatctttctcgcaggacgtataacgctgctcgtgttgtgaaggggggggctgaacgcacgctaaggagaagcggtcggatcagcGGATgtatttctgctgctgctgctggtgagctgcatgttctacttgtcgcttgttgttgttttaagagctcggagcacctgaagtgtgtctgccaaaagcattccaacacctgctaggttagatgtccgtgaacttgttttaaatgtctcactgccttatctCGCGTGATGTTAGTCTCTCTTGC from Erpetoichthys calabaricus chromosome 9, fErpCal1.3, whole genome shotgun sequence carries:
- the usp10 gene encoding ubiquitin carboxyl-terminal hydrolase 10, translating into MASHSNQYIFGEFSADEFNQFFVSPRCFVELPPFNDKILCVSHSSVLTGEEYQSTECGADEACEPEADGLKDCKHKVSSTLNPQAPEFILSCHPSHKVNSLQVSNTNEFNSVDCQHSEASSMDDNRAEQGLDMDSTLGSLGQRERKKKKKRPPGYYNYLEGSSSNGSSSSNSAQAHSETQILVGLVNGHAVNSLSPGSHGSDEAVLEASGMVPEDFTGSSACVSSTALITTATIMSATSVSSASNQRTCESPDNTNLNLGSRAISLTYMNNASSSSSSSNSSEVTDASRTADQNLEPFVQESTELVVNEIDGSSTLLSVPCLPQQVSCIDPSHSAANCVTATNIPTISGDNDKVYSTTDEEEIEKSNVLNGQLCPESDNCAEIQLDPPGTNEDQQQQGGFPEPCEIESKSSEDLGLSTAPLSTSVLASAVSNPPAKSWASLFHNSKPSPGGPVAFVEMKSMPVVTATIPAATQTHDRTGEVKESPVPVSEDPMAFKIAGVIENVKLIHKPVSLQPRGLINKGNWCYINATLQALIACPPMYHLMKSIPVFTETERPCTSTPMLDSFVRLVNEFSNMPVPSKAKPQAGGDKVVKDIRPGSAFEPTYIYKLLTVIKSSLSEKGRQEDAEEYLGFILNGLHEEMLALKRLVLPKEDNGFVLNGPERSQVGAEEELLEEGGSDDEWEQVGPRNKSSITRQADFIRTPITDIFGGHIRSVVYQQSSKESATLQPFFSLQLDIQSEKIRTVQDALESLVARESVQGYTTKSKQEIEISRRVTLEELPPVLVLHLKRFVYEKTGGCQKLIKNIEYPVDLEISKELLSPGVRSKIFKGQRTYRLFAVVYHHGNSATGGHYTTDVFHIGLNGWLRIDDQSVKVIGQHQVVKQTAERTVYLLYYRRVDLL